One genomic region from Armatimonadota bacterium encodes:
- a CDS encoding glycosyltransferase family 39 protein has protein sequence MWLQVWVIRCGGEWRRCAISTSRLGAWAKAYWPWILIGLGVVLRAVQYFSGRSLWTDEASLALNIVERSYAELMLPLSNDQVCPPGFLWLSRAAFDLLGPSEAALRLPAFLFGLLSLPVFYGLCRRWTGRAETALALGIFAISGHLVAYSAELKQYSGDVLFSMLAFLLAGQGSIEGRRWLLTGLLGAAAVWFFHAVVFVLAGLCLVHGAYCLAERRWRGLLAVVAGAAIWSSSFLLVHRLTLSPATESQFLTGYWQASFAPIPPMSAEDVRWYLETLSEALRMPGGFPYPGVAFLPLFVGCVLAWRRSAKGFWLLVSPVLLALAASAMGKYPFADRLLLFTVPFSLLLIATGTVHIVRQSRGLEGAVGTILLLIILVPLALVAGRDILRPRTVEEVRPVVERLSRERRAGDTIYVFYGSRNPFRYYASALGIGPGEYTIGAGRREDPEAYSRGLEALRGKRRVWVVYCVPCPWGGVRDEQPFLRDLNAIGTRIDEFQRPGAALFLYDFTRPARAAPAAAGPHASTASEQPDL, from the coding sequence TTGTGGCTGCAGGTGTGGGTGATCCGCTGCGGGGGCGAGTGGAGGAGATGCGCTATCAGTACCTCCCGCCTGGGGGCGTGGGCGAAGGCCTACTGGCCGTGGATACTCATCGGTCTGGGCGTGGTTCTGAGAGCAGTTCAGTACTTCTCGGGCCGATCTCTGTGGACGGACGAGGCCTCGCTGGCGCTGAACATAGTCGAACGTTCCTATGCTGAGCTAATGCTCCCTCTGAGCAACGATCAGGTCTGTCCGCCCGGGTTCCTCTGGTTGTCTCGCGCTGCATTTGATCTGCTCGGCCCCTCGGAAGCCGCTCTCCGGCTGCCGGCCTTCCTGTTCGGCCTCCTGAGCCTGCCCGTGTTCTACGGCCTGTGTCGCCGGTGGACGGGGCGAGCGGAGACGGCGCTGGCATTGGGCATCTTCGCTATATCCGGGCATCTCGTGGCATATTCCGCCGAACTCAAACAGTACTCAGGCGACGTGCTCTTCTCGATGCTCGCCTTCCTGCTCGCGGGACAGGGGAGCATCGAGGGACGACGCTGGCTCCTTACGGGGTTGCTCGGCGCGGCAGCGGTCTGGTTCTTCCACGCGGTTGTGTTCGTGCTCGCAGGGCTATGCCTGGTGCACGGTGCGTATTGCCTCGCCGAGCGTCGCTGGCGCGGTCTACTTGCTGTAGTCGCCGGCGCCGCCATTTGGTCCTCCAGTTTCCTTCTGGTGCATCGCCTGACATTATCCCCCGCGACGGAGAGCCAGTTCCTCACAGGGTACTGGCAGGCCAGCTTCGCCCCAATTCCCCCGATGAGCGCGGAGGACGTCCGGTGGTATCTGGAGACGCTCTCTGAAGCCTTGAGGATGCCTGGCGGTTTCCCATATCCGGGGGTCGCATTTCTCCCGCTGTTCGTGGGCTGCGTGTTGGCCTGGCGCCGTTCAGCGAAGGGATTCTGGTTGCTGGTCTCGCCAGTACTCCTGGCACTTGCGGCTTCGGCCATGGGCAAGTACCCCTTCGCGGACCGTCTTCTGCTCTTCACAGTGCCCTTTTCTCTTCTGCTCATCGCGACTGGGACGGTGCACATCGTTCGGCAATCGCGCGGCCTGGAGGGAGCCGTCGGGACGATCCTGCTCTTGATTATCCTCGTGCCGCTTGCGCTGGTGGCAGGCCGGGACATCCTCCGGCCCCGAACGGTTGAGGAGGTGCGACCTGTGGTTGAGCGCCTGTCGCGCGAACGCCGAGCTGGGGACACGATCTACGTCTTCTATGGGTCTCGGAACCCGTTTCGTTATTACGCTTCGGCTCTGGGCATTGGGCCCGGTGAGTACACCATCGGTGCAGGACGACGAGAAGACCCGGAAGCATACAGTCGGGGCCTTGAAGCTCTGCGTGGCAAGCGGCGCGTCTGGGTGGTCTACTGCGTCCCCTGCCCGTGGGGCGGTGTACGCGACGAGCAGCCCTTCTTGCGTGATCTGAACGCGATCGGGACCCGTATTGACGAGTTCCAGCGGCCCGGAGCGGCACTGTTTCTCTACGATTTCACCCGCCCTGCCAGAGCCGCACCGGCGGCCGCCGGGCCCCATGCCTCCACGGCTTCCGAGCAGCCAGACCTGTAA
- a CDS encoding glycosyltransferase family 2 protein, whose translation MRLSVVMPVYNEAETVREVVARVLAEPHEKEIIIVDDGSTDGSRDVLAQIALEHQEVVRLILHEANRGKGAAIRTGIDHVQGDIVLIQDADLEYSPDDYGALIAPLLEGRTDVVYGSRFLNRDAQFLPASRAANRMLTLLTNALYGARLTDMETCYKVIRTPLLKSLPLRSEEFEIEPEITAKLLKRGANIIEVPVQYKARGFVQGKKIGWRDGLQAIWTLLRYRFSD comes from the coding sequence ATGAGACTTTCAGTAGTCATGCCCGTTTACAACGAAGCCGAGACGGTGCGCGAGGTCGTGGCCCGTGTGCTTGCGGAACCCCATGAAAAGGAAATCATCATCGTCGATGACGGCTCCACAGATGGCTCGCGGGATGTTCTTGCACAGATCGCACTAGAGCACCAGGAAGTGGTTCGACTGATCCTGCATGAAGCGAACCGGGGCAAAGGCGCAGCGATTCGCACCGGAATTGACCACGTTCAGGGCGACATCGTGCTCATACAGGACGCAGATCTGGAGTACAGCCCCGATGACTACGGCGCTCTCATCGCGCCGCTCCTCGAAGGCCGCACCGACGTCGTCTATGGCTCGCGTTTCCTCAACCGGGACGCCCAGTTCCTGCCGGCCTCGCGGGCGGCGAACCGCATGCTCACGCTGCTGACCAATGCCCTGTATGGGGCGCGCTTGACCGACATGGAGACATGCTACAAGGTGATCCGCACTCCGCTGCTGAAGAGCCTGCCACTGCGCAGCGAGGAGTTCGAGATCGAGCCGGAGATCACCGCGAAACTCCTCAAACGTGGCGCGAACATCATCGAGGTGCCCGTTCAGTACAAGGCTCGGGGCTTCGTGCAGGGCAAGAAGATCGGCTGGCGTGACGGTCTGCAGGCTATCTGGACGCTGCTCCGGTACCGGTTCAGCGACTGA
- a CDS encoding glycosyltransferase family 39 protein, producing the protein MQSQLARHWPWLLIGLGILLRTVQYLSGRSLWSDEAALALNIVSRSYEALLQPLADEQVAPVLFLWASRAAVDLLGSGEDALRLPAFVCGVLSVPLFYLVARRWSDASSAAIATGLFAISEHLVAYSDELKQYSADVFFCLLIFWLAGGGLPRLQRWWLVGLVGMVAVWGSHASALMLAGICLVHGIAILSERRWRDLPGVLGCGVLWAGSFGVMYFMTLTGATENDYLADYWQGTFAPIPPKSIGDLRWFVDTPFKLLGMPGGFPHPGVAALPLLMGIVAAYRASPHRCLLTLSGVLVALLASSVGKYPFGGRLMLFAVPFGLLFIGEGAALIVRQARSLKEAVGPLLLILLFVPTGIIAARDVVRPRTKEEVRPVVQQMMAHRQPGDVIYVYYGARHTFRYYADRMNLQPDQYTIGGEHRKDWERYRDELTSLRGESRAWIVFAHPCTWEGVNEEVLFRRYLDQLGHKLAEFTHPGATVFLYDFARPGRRVPEHSGSDTSATSQQPER; encoded by the coding sequence ATGCAGTCTCAGCTCGCGCGCCACTGGCCCTGGCTGCTCATTGGCCTGGGCATCCTGCTGAGGACCGTTCAGTACCTATCCGGGCGCTCTCTCTGGAGCGACGAAGCCGCGCTGGCACTGAATATCGTAAGTCGTTCCTATGAAGCGCTGTTGCAGCCACTGGCCGATGAGCAGGTGGCCCCGGTTCTGTTCTTGTGGGCGTCCCGAGCGGCCGTGGATCTGCTCGGCTCGGGCGAGGATGCTCTGCGCTTGCCTGCTTTCGTGTGCGGGGTCCTGTCCGTGCCGCTGTTCTACCTTGTAGCGCGTCGTTGGTCTGATGCGTCCTCCGCCGCGATCGCCACGGGTCTATTCGCAATCTCCGAGCACCTGGTGGCCTACTCCGACGAACTGAAGCAGTACTCGGCGGACGTGTTCTTCTGCCTGCTGATCTTCTGGCTGGCAGGTGGCGGGCTGCCGCGGCTCCAGCGTTGGTGGCTGGTGGGTCTCGTGGGGATGGTGGCGGTTTGGGGATCGCATGCGTCGGCGCTGATGCTGGCCGGGATCTGCCTGGTTCACGGGATCGCGATCCTGTCGGAGCGCCGCTGGCGAGACCTGCCGGGTGTGCTCGGGTGCGGAGTCCTGTGGGCAGGCAGCTTCGGGGTGATGTACTTCATGACCCTCACCGGCGCGACCGAAAACGACTACCTTGCCGATTACTGGCAGGGCACTTTCGCGCCGATCCCCCCGAAGAGCATTGGAGACCTGCGCTGGTTCGTGGATACCCCCTTCAAACTGCTGGGCATGCCCGGGGGATTCCCGCACCCGGGAGTGGCTGCGCTGCCACTGCTCATGGGGATCGTGGCCGCGTACCGGGCTTCGCCACACAGGTGTCTCCTCACACTCTCCGGCGTGCTGGTGGCGCTTCTTGCCTCCTCCGTAGGGAAGTACCCCTTTGGCGGGCGCCTGATGCTCTTCGCGGTGCCCTTCGGGCTGCTGTTCATCGGCGAGGGTGCCGCCTTGATCGTTCGGCAGGCGCGGAGCCTGAAGGAGGCCGTCGGCCCGCTGCTTCTGATCCTGCTGTTCGTGCCCACCGGGATCATCGCGGCCCGGGATGTCGTGCGCCCCCGCACGAAGGAAGAGGTGCGTCCGGTTGTTCAGCAGATGATGGCGCACCGACAGCCCGGAGATGTGATCTACGTCTACTACGGTGCTCGGCATACCTTCCGCTACTACGCGGACCGGATGAACCTGCAACCGGACCAGTACACAATTGGGGGGGAGCATCGCAAGGACTGGGAACGCTACCGCGACGAACTGACGTCGCTGCGGGGCGAATCCCGTGCCTGGATCGTGTTCGCGCATCCGTGCACCTGGGAAGGTGTGAATGAGGAGGTCCTTTTCAGGCGGTATCTTGACCAGCTGGGACACAAGCTGGCAGAATTCACTCACCCCGGAGCGACTGTGTTCCTGTACGATTTTGCGCGTCCAGGGAGGCGGGTTCCAGAACACTCCGGTTCCGATACATCCGCGACTTCACAGCAGCCCGAACGGTAG
- a CDS encoding glycosyltransferase family 4 protein: MRILLVNYEYPPLGGGGGTALRDIAEELATRHDIMVLTSGNRSLLAREMVGGVQVARIPVPGRGMRAVASIASMAGFMWAGRRDGPRIARDFAPDVVNTWFALPSGPVGATISRALDRPNLLTIIGGDIYDPSKFTSPHRWPVTRAIVRGAIRGADGICAISSDVRERAGRHYGVDTGQIEVIPLGLPEPRFERLSRDELGLPQDAFIAIAIGRLIPRKAFDRLIDALALTADRGIRLVIVGDGPLRKALEAHAAARGVGDRVTLTGWVDETRKFQLLAACDVFSLASLHEGFGIVYLEALHCGLPVVTSPDGGQRDFLRDGENSLLVHSNTPAEYARCWRTLAEDPQLRRRLGDGARRTAGNYSITRTAQRYEAAMGKLAGLGGA; encoded by the coding sequence ATGCGAATCCTCTTGGTGAACTACGAGTACCCGCCCCTGGGTGGAGGGGGAGGCACGGCGTTGCGTGACATCGCCGAGGAGCTGGCGACCCGTCACGACATTATGGTGCTGACCTCCGGCAATCGTTCTCTGCTGGCCCGCGAAATGGTCGGTGGCGTGCAGGTGGCGCGCATACCCGTGCCCGGCCGGGGTATGCGCGCTGTGGCCAGTATCGCATCGATGGCCGGTTTCATGTGGGCCGGACGGCGTGACGGTCCGCGGATCGCCCGGGATTTTGCGCCGGATGTGGTCAACACCTGGTTCGCACTGCCAAGCGGCCCCGTGGGTGCTACAATCAGCCGCGCCCTGGATCGTCCCAATCTCCTGACGATCATCGGCGGCGACATCTACGATCCGTCCAAGTTCACCTCCCCTCACCGATGGCCTGTCACCCGCGCCATTGTGCGCGGCGCGATCCGGGGTGCGGATGGGATATGCGCCATCTCTTCGGACGTCCGGGAGCGTGCCGGACGGCATTACGGGGTGGACACCGGGCAGATCGAGGTCATTCCCCTGGGCCTGCCCGAGCCCCGGTTCGAGCGGTTGTCCCGCGACGAACTGGGCCTGCCGCAGGATGCTTTCATCGCAATAGCCATAGGCCGGCTAATACCCCGCAAAGCTTTCGACCGGCTCATCGACGCCTTGGCTCTCACCGCAGACCGCGGTATTCGCCTGGTGATTGTCGGTGACGGTCCGCTTCGGAAGGCACTGGAAGCTCACGCGGCGGCGCGCGGTGTCGGCGACCGGGTTACTCTCACAGGATGGGTCGACGAGACCCGCAAGTTCCAGCTTCTCGCTGCCTGTGATGTCTTCAGCCTTGCGTCCCTGCATGAGGGTTTCGGAATCGTCTACCTGGAAGCGCTGCATTGCGGCCTTCCTGTGGTGACCAGCCCTGATGGTGGTCAGCGGGATTTTCTGCGCGATGGTGAAAACTCGCTATTGGTGCACTCCAACACGCCCGCGGAGTATGCTCGCTGCTGGAGGACCCTCGCCGAAGACCCCCAGTTGCGGCGGCGGCTTGGCGATGGCGCGCGCAGGACGGCCGGCAACTACTCAATCACACGCACAGCGCAGAGGTATGAGGCGGCAATGGGTAAGCTGGCAGGGCTGGGTGGTGCCTGA
- a CDS encoding Gfo/Idh/MocA family oxidoreductase — MLRFGVIGYGGRIRGIINGLKQFSVPFEIGAITDPKGKEYKESFEDLKNAGIYEDADEMLDKEQFDGVLVGTRCSLHTPMAVKVAKRGLPLFLEKPVATSMEQVRALAEAFHDYRPQVVVSFPLRLTTLALAAKEIIDSGRLGEIHQVQAWNNVPYGWVYYGGWYRDFNETGGLFLQKATHDFDYISYLLGSRPASVCAMNSRRIYGGDKPEGLMCRDCDEQETCIESPFNLFYRRGQGSKVDRESTMHCMFSESIKNEDSGNAIVEFENGAQACYSQNFYARGKAGARGARFLGYHGTVEFDWYTGEVKVFEHHSLRNETIRFEAGGGHFGGDTELCHDFLQIAQGKGDSRSPIEAGIISALTCLKARESAATRTFQDVTM, encoded by the coding sequence ATGCTCAGGTTCGGAGTCATCGGCTATGGCGGCCGCATCCGCGGCATCATCAACGGACTCAAGCAGTTCAGCGTGCCTTTCGAGATTGGCGCGATCACCGACCCGAAGGGTAAAGAGTACAAGGAGAGCTTTGAGGACCTGAAGAACGCAGGCATCTACGAAGACGCTGACGAGATGCTGGACAAGGAGCAGTTCGACGGTGTGCTCGTGGGCACCCGCTGTTCACTTCACACCCCGATGGCTGTGAAGGTTGCTAAGCGCGGCCTGCCGCTGTTCCTGGAAAAGCCTGTGGCCACCAGTATGGAGCAGGTGCGCGCGCTGGCCGAAGCATTCCACGACTACAGGCCCCAGGTCGTGGTGTCCTTCCCCTTGCGGCTCACCACGCTGGCGCTTGCGGCCAAGGAGATCATCGACTCCGGGCGTCTTGGGGAGATCCACCAGGTCCAGGCCTGGAACAATGTGCCTTATGGGTGGGTATACTACGGCGGCTGGTACCGGGACTTCAACGAGACCGGCGGGCTGTTCCTGCAGAAAGCCACCCACGACTTTGACTACATCAGTTATCTCCTGGGGTCCCGTCCCGCCTCCGTCTGCGCTATGAACTCCCGGCGCATCTACGGCGGCGACAAGCCGGAAGGACTCATGTGCCGCGACTGCGATGAGCAGGAGACCTGCATTGAGAGTCCGTTCAACCTGTTCTACCGGCGCGGTCAAGGCTCGAAGGTGGACCGCGAGAGCACCATGCATTGCATGTTCTCGGAGAGCATCAAGAACGAGGACAGCGGCAACGCCATTGTGGAGTTCGAGAACGGCGCCCAAGCCTGTTACAGCCAGAACTTCTACGCACGGGGCAAAGCCGGGGCGCGCGGAGCCCGATTTCTCGGCTACCACGGCACCGTCGAGTTCGACTGGTACACCGGCGAAGTCAAGGTGTTCGAGCACCACAGCCTGCGCAATGAGACCATCCGGTTCGAAGCAGGCGGCGGGCACTTCGGCGGAGATACGGAGCTTTGCCACGATTTTCTCCAGATCGCCCAGGGTAAGGGCGACTCGCGCAGCCCGATTGAGGCGGGGATCATCAGCGCCCTCACTTGCCTGAAGGCGCGGGAGAGCGCCGCGACCCGGACATTCCAGGATGTGACAATGTAG
- a CDS encoding DUF2334 domain-containing protein — translation MSAPQPHRFVVTVDDPGGLIQDLDIFERTRQFFDDEGVPASFMVVPRGEGGWQLDTQPAWLSALKSAEAAGHDCQLHGLDHRNCEFGPYPAMIRAMGRRDPEEVLRENAASFGSVWNYESHVEKLQTAMAIFRAAFERDPLVLRTGALSQTPDLYRAMADVGMRYTSNLVIDPRGWEYINENYDNPGDWDPAVPPHPYMLTDRVVSLPMISEYAWYLTPEKIPVHLALAVEDLQRVCALDGVYILICHVQCVGAEDRLSQQLIHELLSVARSDYNVQFQTLADLVADIEAGTLPVIPGG, via the coding sequence ATGAGTGCACCGCAGCCGCACCGCTTCGTGGTCACCGTAGACGACCCGGGCGGGCTGATCCAGGACCTCGACATATTCGAGCGTACTCGCCAATTCTTCGACGATGAGGGTGTCCCCGCCAGTTTCATGGTTGTTCCCCGGGGCGAGGGCGGCTGGCAATTGGATACCCAGCCGGCATGGCTGAGCGCCCTGAAGTCCGCCGAGGCCGCCGGCCACGACTGCCAGCTTCATGGTCTGGACCACCGAAACTGCGAGTTTGGCCCCTATCCGGCGATGATCCGAGCAATGGGCCGTCGAGATCCCGAGGAGGTGCTGCGGGAGAATGCCGCCAGTTTCGGGAGCGTCTGGAACTATGAGTCTCACGTGGAGAAACTCCAGACTGCGATGGCGATCTTCCGGGCCGCATTCGAACGCGATCCACTGGTCTTGCGCACCGGTGCGCTCTCCCAGACACCCGACTTGTATCGCGCCATGGCTGATGTGGGTATGCGATACACTTCAAATCTGGTGATTGACCCGCGGGGCTGGGAATACATCAACGAGAACTACGATAACCCCGGCGACTGGGACCCGGCGGTGCCGCCACACCCATACATGCTCACAGACCGCGTCGTCAGCTTGCCGATGATCAGCGAGTATGCGTGGTATCTCACGCCGGAGAAGATCCCGGTCCATCTTGCGCTTGCCGTGGAAGACCTGCAGCGCGTTTGCGCCTTGGACGGCGTCTACATCCTGATCTGCCACGTTCAGTGTGTGGGTGCCGAAGACAGGCTGTCGCAGCAACTGATCCACGAACTGCTGTCCGTCGCACGCAGTGACTATAACGTGCAATTCCAAACACTCGCCGACCTCGTGGCTGACATCGAGGCCGGCACCCTTCCCGTCATTCCCGGCGGGTAG
- a CDS encoding DegT/DnrJ/EryC1/StrS family aminotransferase, translating into MGVDRFDGPEIEYLKDILSRGALSGRSNGYQGKLEAAFAKAFGVKHAISANAAMSLLISSVFAAGAGAGDEVLCDPLVQFHAIGALWMNAHPTWADVCEDTWLMDPESARANITPQTKAICATNLWGQPAELDALRALADEKGIILIEDCAHAMFLPYKGKYAGTWGHIGVFSFCQGKHMTTGDGGIALTDDDDLAAKIRGVTCFGESPPHLATVFRMTEMQAAIGLAQLERVKGYIEEYQKSYAHLSAALDGCDWVQPRAIREGCGNSPYIFSFLFKGDEKGIDMMEFQQALFDTGDTWNVGFTQVPAYKYKLFTHPLAYQDKGCPIHNCPYYEGNYEYRDGLCPTAERILPRLVNTNCMISEENAKRVAEGLRKAIDSVGKC; encoded by the coding sequence GTGGGCGTCGATCGCTTTGATGGGCCGGAAATCGAGTATCTGAAGGACATCCTCAGCCGTGGGGCCCTGTCCGGGCGGAGCAATGGGTACCAGGGCAAGCTGGAGGCGGCTTTCGCGAAGGCCTTCGGCGTGAAACACGCCATTTCAGCCAATGCGGCCATGTCGCTGCTGATCTCGTCGGTGTTCGCCGCCGGGGCCGGCGCGGGCGATGAGGTCCTGTGTGACCCCCTGGTACAGTTCCACGCAATCGGCGCGCTGTGGATGAACGCGCATCCGACATGGGCCGATGTTTGCGAGGATACATGGCTCATGGATCCGGAATCAGCCCGGGCCAACATTACCCCGCAGACGAAGGCCATCTGCGCCACGAACCTCTGGGGACAGCCCGCAGAGCTGGACGCGCTGCGCGCACTGGCAGATGAGAAGGGCATCATCCTCATCGAAGACTGCGCCCACGCCATGTTCCTGCCTTACAAGGGCAAGTACGCCGGCACATGGGGGCACATCGGCGTCTTCAGCTTCTGCCAGGGCAAGCATATGACTACCGGGGACGGTGGCATTGCTCTCACCGATGACGACGACCTCGCCGCCAAAATCCGGGGAGTCACCTGCTTCGGGGAGTCGCCGCCCCACCTGGCCACGGTCTTCCGCATGACCGAGATGCAGGCGGCAATCGGCCTTGCGCAACTGGAGCGGGTCAAGGGGTACATCGAGGAATACCAGAAGAGCTACGCCCACCTGTCCGCGGCCCTTGATGGCTGCGACTGGGTGCAGCCGAGGGCCATCCGCGAGGGTTGCGGCAATTCGCCGTATATCTTCTCCTTCTTGTTCAAGGGCGACGAGAAGGGCATCGACATGATGGAGTTCCAGCAGGCCCTTTTCGACACGGGCGACACCTGGAACGTGGGCTTCACCCAGGTCCCGGCGTACAAGTACAAGCTGTTCACGCACCCCCTTGCGTACCAGGACAAAGGCTGCCCGATCCACAACTGCCCGTACTACGAGGGCAACTACGAGTACCGCGATGGCCTTTGCCCCACCGCCGAACGTATTCTCCCGCGGCTGGTGAACACCAACTGCATGATCTCCGAGGAGAACGCCAAGCGCGTCGCCGAGGGGCTTCGCAAGGCAATCGACTCCGTCGGGAAGTGCTAA
- a CDS encoding PHP domain-containing protein has product MPLTSDWHIHSRHSCDEASLIMNELVASAARDGIHEFGITDHIHTPYNLPDLYASRQEYLATEPGHNFHFGVEVSCVSQWELEELARGSYERPVYGLRQGGPAGAEPAIGLTADDIENLGIEYVVAGTHWPLYCPMERDAVIRDYHRQNMYLAAHPLVDIVAHPWWWMGHWRDDDGRYTTDPWLDDFGKIPSSMHDEFAAALVQHGKAAEVNISANLLNTSYPDTFPLQYVEYLAGLKERGVMLTLGSDCHSPRYEMAFERAEALLATVGITDADLGRPPRLQGR; this is encoded by the coding sequence ATGCCCCTCACCAGCGATTGGCACATCCACAGCCGGCATTCTTGCGACGAGGCGTCCCTCATCATGAACGAGCTCGTCGCGTCGGCAGCTCGGGACGGTATCCACGAGTTCGGAATCACCGACCACATCCATACTCCATATAATCTGCCTGACCTGTACGCTTCGAGGCAAGAGTACCTGGCCACGGAACCAGGGCACAATTTCCACTTCGGCGTTGAAGTCAGCTGCGTTTCCCAATGGGAGCTGGAAGAGCTCGCCCGAGGTAGTTACGAGCGCCCTGTCTATGGACTGCGGCAGGGAGGTCCAGCCGGTGCGGAACCCGCGATCGGCCTCACCGCCGACGACATCGAGAATCTGGGCATCGAGTACGTGGTCGCGGGAACCCACTGGCCGCTGTACTGCCCCATGGAGCGAGACGCGGTGATTCGCGATTACCACCGACAGAACATGTACCTTGCGGCCCATCCGCTGGTGGACATCGTCGCCCACCCGTGGTGGTGGATGGGCCACTGGCGCGACGATGACGGGCGCTATACCACCGATCCGTGGCTGGACGATTTCGGCAAGATTCCCTCATCAATGCACGATGAGTTCGCAGCGGCCCTGGTTCAGCACGGCAAGGCAGCCGAGGTCAACATTTCGGCCAACCTGCTCAACACCAGCTACCCGGACACCTTCCCGCTGCAGTACGTGGAATACCTGGCCGGCCTCAAAGAGCGCGGTGTCATGCTCACTCTGGGCTCGGACTGCCACTCACCGCGCTACGAGATGGCCTTCGAACGCGCCGAGGCCCTTTTGGCCACAGTGGGGATCACCGATGCCGATCTCGGCCGACCGCCCAGACTGCAGGGCAGATAG